In a genomic window of Streptomyces katrae:
- a CDS encoding endo-beta-N-acetylglucosaminidase — protein MSEPGNGAGPRSAAPLRPARRTVLALGAGAGAAALLASSPAPAGAAPVTEPGGLAPYASYWFPDSLPGGTPGPGIVWRSLKEWSPHSDPDLAHNTASVPLAPRFTPVPANPDARTGQARITTLVSFGPTARNPSQGSATADFYALTHWAYLDELVFWGGSAGEGLILAPNAPVVDAAHRNGVRVLGNVFLPPVAYGGDLRWTRDLVRREADGRFPLAEKLAEVAVAYGFDGWFVNAETDGGDSALAGRMREFLRALRAAGEPSGLRITWYDAMNSTGAVGWRGALDALNQEFFEDRAGRVADTMFVDFRWTPGSLVSSASLAERLGRSRHELWAAVDVESRGWDSEVRWDAIVPRGRDHVVSLGLYRPEWTRNHLADRSPGAFHRADDRFWTGESLDPARPAPGAVWRAPATAVADRSTVAELPFACSFNTGHGLRWYEGGRAVSEEPWNHLGLQDRLPGRRWVVDTVGERPDVSLDFADAWRGGSSLLVAGALTAPAAVGLHAVRLPLTPATVAELVHTGGPDPLGIELGVALRPPAAPGEPVPYTWLRAGTAGAGWRTSRIPLAALAGETAYALAVRITARGTKPVSWRLGALSVRDTTAARHPAPPSRLGVDASARRGAEAELRLSWGRAAGPVRHYELYRRLPDGTRRFLAGTCGTALYLPRLVRAGRERAAALELRAVDETYAVSAPARAAFRW, from the coding sequence ATGTCCGAACCCGGCAACGGCGCCGGTCCTCGTAGCGCCGCCCCCTTACGGCCGGCGCGCCGCACCGTCCTGGCCCTGGGCGCCGGGGCCGGTGCCGCCGCCCTGCTCGCCTCCTCCCCGGCCCCCGCCGGGGCCGCCCCCGTGACGGAGCCCGGCGGCCTGGCCCCGTACGCCTCCTACTGGTTCCCCGATTCCCTCCCCGGGGGGACGCCCGGCCCGGGGATCGTCTGGCGCTCCCTCAAGGAGTGGAGCCCGCACTCCGATCCGGACCTGGCGCACAACACCGCGAGCGTCCCGCTGGCCCCACGGTTCACCCCGGTCCCGGCGAACCCGGATGCCCGGACGGGACAGGCCCGGATCACCACCCTCGTCTCCTTCGGACCCACCGCCCGGAACCCCTCCCAGGGCTCGGCGACCGCCGACTTCTACGCACTGACGCACTGGGCGTACCTCGACGAGCTGGTGTTCTGGGGCGGTTCGGCCGGCGAGGGGCTGATCCTCGCCCCGAACGCGCCCGTGGTCGACGCGGCCCACCGCAACGGGGTGCGGGTCCTGGGCAACGTCTTCCTGCCGCCCGTCGCCTACGGCGGCGACCTGCGCTGGACCCGGGACCTGGTCCGGCGCGAGGCCGACGGCCGCTTCCCGCTCGCGGAGAAGCTGGCCGAGGTGGCGGTGGCGTACGGGTTCGACGGCTGGTTCGTCAACGCCGAGACGGACGGCGGCGACAGCGCCCTGGCCGGGCGGATGCGGGAGTTCCTGCGCGCCCTGCGGGCCGCCGGGGAGCCCAGCGGGCTGCGCATCACCTGGTACGACGCCATGAACAGCACGGGCGCGGTGGGCTGGCGGGGGGCGCTGGACGCGCTCAACCAGGAGTTCTTCGAGGACCGGGCGGGCCGGGTCGCGGACACGATGTTCGTGGACTTCCGCTGGACGCCCGGTTCCCTGGTCTCCTCCGCCTCCCTCGCCGAGCGGCTGGGCCGCTCCCGTCACGAGCTGTGGGCCGCGGTGGACGTGGAGTCCCGCGGCTGGGACTCCGAGGTGCGCTGGGACGCGATCGTGCCGCGCGGCCGCGATCACGTCGTCAGCCTCGGCCTCTACCGGCCCGAATGGACCCGCAACCACCTGGCGGACCGCTCCCCCGGCGCCTTCCACCGGGCCGACGACCGGTTCTGGACGGGCGAGTCCCTGGATCCGGCGCGGCCCGCGCCCGGTGCGGTCTGGCGGGCGCCCGCGACGGCCGTCGCCGACCGGTCCACCGTCGCCGAGCTCCCGTTCGCCTGCTCCTTCAACACGGGGCACGGGCTGCGCTGGTACGAGGGGGGCCGGGCCGTCTCGGAGGAGCCCTGGAACCACCTGGGGCTCCAGGACCGGCTCCCGGGCCGCCGCTGGGTGGTGGACACCGTGGGCGAACGCCCGGACGTCTCCCTGGACTTCGCGGACGCCTGGCGCGGCGGCTCCAGCCTGCTCGTGGCGGGCGCCCTCACCGCCCCCGCCGCCGTGGGCCTGCACGCCGTCCGGCTGCCGCTGACCCCCGCCACGGTCGCCGAGCTCGTCCACACGGGCGGCCCGGACCCGCTCGGCATCGAGCTCGGGGTCGCGCTCCGCCCGCCGGCCGCCCCGGGCGAGCCCGTCCCGTACACCTGGCTGCGGGCCGGCACGGCCGGCGCCGGCTGGCGGACCTCCCGGATCCCCCTCGCGGCGCTGGCCGGGGAGACGGCGTACGCCCTTGCCGTACGGATCACCGCGCGGGGGACGAAGCCGGTGTCCTGGCGGCTCGGAGCCCTGTCGGTACGCGACACCACCGCCGCCCGGCACCCGGCCCCGCCCTCCCGCCTCGGGGTCGACGCCTCGGCCCGGCGGGGTGCGGAGGCCGAGCTCCGGCTGTCCTGGGGCCGGGCGGCCGGGCCGGTCCGGCACTACGAGCTGTACCGGCGACTGCCCGACGGCACCCGGCGCTTCCTGGCCGGCACCTGTGGCACCGCCCTGTATCTGCCCCGCCTGGTCCGCGCCGGGCGGGAGCGGGCGGCCGCCCTGGAGCTGCGGGCGGTGGACGAGACGTACGCGGTCTCGGCCCCGGCCCGCGCCGCATTCCGGTGGTGA